GTCAATCCCGCAAGCCGCGGGTCGAACCGACGAGGCCCGGCAGCGGCAACCTGAGTTCCACAGGAACGGCAAAACTGCTGGTCGTTTTGTATGGGTGTTCCGCAATTTGGACAGTTCATATTTTGTCTTGGTAAAACAATATAGCACGAGACTATACGCCAAACCGCGACACCATGTTCGATTCCATCCACCCGCCGTCATAAAGCCGCGGCGTTCACGTTGTTGGACTTCCACACTGATCAGTTCGAGAATTGCAATATTGCATGACTGATGTTATGAAGTTGATTCCATCGGAGTCGAGTGTTAGAAAACACTCAGAGTTTTGACAAGAAACTGACCCGATGGAATCAACAATGACAGTATACATCGGGGTTGATTTTCACCCATACGAGCAGACGGTTGCTTATTGTGACGAGAGGGATGGAGAGGTGCGGTATCGGCAGTTTCTGCATTCGGACAAGCAGTCTTTGAAGGCGTTTTATCGCAAGTTTGGAGACGAGGTGGTTGTCGGGGGTAGAGGCGACGGGTTGTTTGTGGTGGTTTGAAAAGCTGCTCTTTGAAAACGGAATAAAGGTAAAGATAGGTGATCCGAGGCTGATCAGGCGAGCTGCGTTGTCGCGACACAAGAACGACTTTCGTGATGCGGAGACGATCCTGGATCTCCTGGTGAACGGCTCGTTTCCCGAGATCACGCCGAGGAGCGAGCGGAGCCGCGAGATGCTCACGATGCTCAATCATCGGCATTTTCTGGTGAAGAAGCGTACATCGATCGCAAACACGCTACAGGCGTTCGCTCGATCGAAGGGGCTCGATAAGTTTCGGCTTCAGACACTTAAACGGCAGAAAGAGCTTCTCGATGCGGTTTCGACCGATATGGAGCGGCTCATCGTCATATCGCGGTTTTCTTTATACAACGAATTGTCTAAAGAGATAGCGGCCTTTGACGCGAAACTTGCGGAGGAGGCGGATAAAGATGCAAAGACGCGCCTTCTGATGACGCATCCGGGCATCGGGTGGTCACCGCTCTGGCACTCATTCACACACTCGGCGACGTCCGCCGCTTTCGACGCAAGGAAGAGGTAGTCGCGTTCGTAGGACTGGACCCGCTGGAGAAAAGCTCCGGCGAGAAGAGACGAATAGGCTCGATCAGCAAGCATGGCTCGCGACTCACGAGGCATCTGCTCGGTCAGGCCGCCCAGACGTGCCGCGATCATGGGATCAAGGGCATTACTTCAAGTTAGCCGTCGACGCGGCCGCCCGAAAGCAAAAGTCGCAGCGGCCCGCAAACTGCTCATCAACTGTTACGTCATGCTTCGTGACAACATCAGCTACGAACAGTTTGCAACCGGCGGGGCGAAGTTGGCCTGTGCGAGGGGTCAGGAGAGGTGAAGAGAAATCTTCAGTCTCTGAAGGTCTGATGGCACGGCCAGCCATCTCGATAAAGCGTCGGGATGAGCCGATCTAGTTTCATGTAGCCAGTTAAATCTG
This sequence is a window from Acidobacteriota bacterium. Protein-coding genes within it:
- a CDS encoding transposase; this encodes MWWFEKLLFENGIKVKIGDPRLIRRAALSRHKNDFRDAETILDLLVNGSFPEITPRSERSREMLTMLNHRHFLVKKRTSIANTLQAFARSKGLDKFRLQTLKRQKELLDAVSTDMERLIVISRFSLYNELSKEIAAFDAKLAEEADKDAKTRLLMTHPGIGWSPLWHSFTHSATSAAFDARKR
- a CDS encoding IS110 family transposase, translated to MVTALALIHTLGDVRRFRRKEEVVAFVGLDPLEKSSGEKRRIGSISKHGSRLTRHLLGQAAQTCRDHGIKGITSS